From Methanobacterium congolense, one genomic window encodes:
- a CDS encoding DUF308 domain-containing protein gives MAEGKNVLLGIFAIILGLLVMAFPLISVFTASVLAGFTIMILGIWLFVQSFETWGTSKAMSIAALILGILAVVVGIGLFGKIVAFSIFVSLWIYIGGLFLIITGIMSLFADGTTASKGAGGLGIVLGILYMILGMYAWNPYYLALLIGLWLVIAGIMEFFKPSE, from the coding sequence ATGGCAGAAGGAAAGAATGTTTTGTTAGGAATTTTTGCAATAATTCTTGGTTTGCTGGTAATGGCATTTCCACTCATCAGTGTTTTTACGGCCAGCGTTCTTGCAGGTTTTACCATAATGATCTTAGGTATATGGTTATTTGTCCAGAGCTTTGAAACCTGGGGAACCAGCAAAGCCATGAGTATCGCTGCACTGATACTCGGTATCCTTGCAGTAGTCGTTGGAATAGGTCTCTTTGGAAAGATAGTTGCATTCAGCATATTTGTAAGTCTTTGGATCTACATAGGCGGACTGTTCCTCATAATAACAGGCATAATGTCCCTATTCGCAGATGGAACCACAGCATCCAAGGGTGCGGGTGGACTGGGAATAGTTCTAGGTATTCTGTACATGATCCTTGGTATGTATGCATGGAATCCATACTACCTTGCACTGCTCATTGGATTATGGTTAGTCATTGCAGGTATAATGGAATTCTTCAAACCATCTGAGTGA
- the mtaA gene encoding methylcobamide:CoM methyltransferase MtaA, with translation MDLKNNLLKTLSGEESDVVPVISVTQVGVVEAMEKTGAFWPEAHQDADKMAALGSSLYELAGLECARIPFCLTVEAEALGCQVDLGTNERTPQISRTPFTSASDINVPSDFVEKGRIPVVLEAVKKLKDKYGDTLPIIVGITGPFTLAGHLLGVENLVRYMKIKPNEIEDAVENTLDACMDYVEALMDVEPDVICVAEPTAAPELIDPLQFKSMVKPSLEDLSNFIKTSKVLHICGSTQPIISDMASIGYDGISVEEKVDIKMAKEELGKGGRVIRTGGRTMSMGGGSTSKIIGNISTTQTLFRSTPEEVKAEVKRALEDGVDVLAPSCGLAPLSPIENIKAMVEARNEYFGI, from the coding sequence ATGGATCTAAAAAACAATCTTTTAAAAACCCTTTCAGGAGAAGAATCTGATGTAGTTCCAGTTATCAGCGTTACACAGGTGGGTGTGGTTGAAGCCATGGAAAAGACTGGTGCCTTCTGGCCTGAAGCACATCAAGATGCAGATAAAATGGCAGCCCTTGGAAGCTCCCTTTACGAACTTGCAGGACTGGAATGTGCAAGAATACCCTTCTGTTTAACAGTTGAAGCAGAAGCACTTGGCTGCCAGGTGGACCTGGGAACAAATGAAAGAACACCACAGATATCAAGAACACCCTTCACATCAGCCAGTGATATAAATGTACCATCTGATTTTGTGGAAAAGGGACGTATCCCAGTTGTTCTGGAAGCTGTGAAAAAGTTGAAGGACAAATATGGAGATACACTACCCATAATTGTGGGTATAACCGGACCATTCACCCTCGCAGGGCATCTTCTGGGTGTGGAGAACCTTGTCAGGTACATGAAAATCAAACCCAACGAAATCGAAGATGCAGTTGAAAACACCCTGGATGCATGCATGGACTACGTTGAGGCACTCATGGATGTTGAACCTGATGTTATCTGTGTTGCAGAGCCAACAGCTGCTCCAGAGCTCATCGATCCCCTGCAGTTCAAGAGTATGGTGAAGCCATCACTTGAAGACCTCTCAAACTTCATAAAAACAAGCAAGGTCCTGCACATCTGCGGATCCACACAGCCAATAATCAGTGACATGGCAAGCATAGGGTACGATGGAATCAGTGTGGAGGAGAAGGTTGACATTAAGATGGCAAAGGAAGAACTTGGAAAGGGTGGAAGGGTAATAAGAACTGGGGGGAGAACCATGAGCATGGGTGGGGGAAGCACCTCAAAGATCATTGGAAACATCTCAACGACCCAGACCCTCTTCAGAAGCACACCAGAGGAAGTTAAAGCTGAGGTTAAAAGGGCACTTGAGGATGGGGTGGATGTACTGGCTCCGAGCTGTGGTTTAGCTCCACTGTCTCCAATCGAGAATATTAAGGCCATGGTTGAGGCAAGGAATGAATACTTCGGTATCTAA
- the mtaB gene encoding methanol--corrinoid protein co-methyltransferase MtaB — protein MKRFTRMAYRKPEEMLFGNAKFPVSQRWNIQFGAGYVVPEVKVAPVEGSEESKEKMVSECRNIAQSACERAVAIGLPAFMLEQEHIFQQTNNPDWTAECTAIQAETLEKYHDEYDIRVALMATPADIRIEEKSPGLRGSDYDNRIEESVEASAANGASCVAIETIGGKSVSDYGIARGDPKAILFGIGVLGSMDMEYMWNRIVAICKKYDCRPAGDTDCSQANTAMFLGGGLLDKDCSHTLAALARAMGAARSLVAVECGAIGPLKDCGYENPIVKSISGVPIATEGKNAVCAHSDLMGNLVAAVTDVWSNESVYHRQEMGGTTPEVWLQATGYEAALMNTALQTGQGEVLRDLYTLTDKYRDPQALILAYDNAYRIGEAIVSYGNDPYLRARAAALEAGAIINEAVDAKKMYLTRFERDSLDSALKILEALPTEVEQFTDDCIRRYSRKVSEFDPKSYEL, from the coding sequence TTGAAAAGGTTTACTAGGATGGCTTACAGAAAACCTGAAGAAATGCTTTTTGGTAATGCGAAATTTCCAGTGAGTCAACGTTGGAACATCCAATTCGGTGCAGGATACGTTGTCCCCGAAGTAAAAGTGGCACCTGTAGAAGGTTCTGAAGAGTCAAAGGAAAAAATGGTTTCAGAATGCAGAAACATAGCCCAAAGTGCATGTGAAAGAGCTGTAGCAATAGGATTACCTGCTTTCATGTTAGAACAGGAGCATATTTTCCAACAGACAAACAACCCTGACTGGACTGCAGAGTGCACAGCAATCCAGGCAGAGACCCTCGAGAAGTACCATGATGAGTACGATATCAGGGTGGCACTCATGGCAACCCCTGCAGATATAAGGATCGAGGAGAAGAGCCCAGGACTGAGGGGATCAGACTACGACAACAGAATTGAAGAATCAGTAGAGGCCAGTGCTGCAAACGGAGCATCCTGTGTTGCAATAGAAACCATAGGGGGAAAATCTGTATCGGACTATGGAATAGCAAGGGGAGACCCAAAGGCCATACTCTTTGGTATAGGTGTTCTTGGAAGCATGGACATGGAGTACATGTGGAACAGAATAGTTGCCATATGTAAGAAGTACGACTGCAGACCTGCAGGGGACACTGACTGTTCCCAGGCAAATACAGCCATGTTCCTCGGAGGAGGACTACTTGATAAGGACTGTTCACACACACTCGCAGCACTTGCAAGGGCAATGGGTGCAGCAAGAAGCCTTGTAGCAGTGGAATGCGGTGCAATAGGACCACTCAAGGACTGTGGATACGAAAATCCAATAGTCAAATCCATAAGTGGAGTTCCAATAGCAACAGAGGGTAAGAATGCTGTTTGTGCCCACTCCGACCTCATGGGTAACCTGGTTGCTGCAGTTACAGATGTCTGGAGTAACGAATCAGTTTATCACAGGCAGGAGATGGGAGGTACAACGCCTGAGGTGTGGCTGCAGGCAACAGGATACGAAGCAGCACTCATGAACACGGCACTTCAAACAGGACAGGGTGAAGTTTTAAGGGACCTTTACACACTCACAGATAAATACAGAGACCCCCAGGCACTTATACTTGCCTACGACAATGCCTACAGGATAGGAGAGGCCATAGTGAGCTACGGTAACGATCCATATCTCAGGGCAAGGGCCGCAGCCCTTGAAGCAGGGGCAATAATAAACGAAGCAGTGGATGCCAAGAAGATGTACCTCACCAGATTCGAAAGGGATTCACTTGACAGTGCCCTTAAAATCCTTGAAGCACTGCCAACAGAGGTTGAACAGTTCACTGATGATTGTATAAGAAGGTACTCAAGGAAGGTATCTGAATTCGACCCAAAAAGTTACGAACTATAG
- the mtaC gene encoding methanol--corrinoid protein MtaC, producing the protein MDYKEDLEPKMDQNFVAVRYNVEIEGPAIKPEEDHDVRNILPDEEPYRSIALAVLHEDREASLSNVKKALDEGVSPIEIINKGLMKGIDAVSLLYTKGFYFLPDLMLAGDGMMEGVKECEKVLGHKSETKGTVVSFVAEGDPHDIGKNLIVMFLRAAGYDAIDLGRDVPTDDVIKAVKEYNPLFVTGTALMTTTMTVFPKVVEKLQENGLEVPAIGCGGGAVRKDFVESFPMSVYGVEAYHTPKLADAILKDKKTWKDLRKEYSEIVGEFVPEYS; encoded by the coding sequence ATGGATTATAAAGAAGATTTAGAACCAAAAATGGATCAGAACTTTGTAGCAGTCCGGTACAACGTGGAAATTGAAGGACCAGCAATAAAACCCGAGGAAGACCATGATGTTCGGAACATACTGCCTGATGAGGAACCCTACAGATCCATAGCACTGGCCGTGCTCCATGAGGACAGGGAAGCCTCACTCAGCAACGTTAAAAAAGCACTGGATGAAGGTGTTTCACCAATAGAAATAATCAACAAGGGACTTATGAAGGGAATAGATGCTGTAAGCCTCCTTTACACCAAGGGATTCTACTTCCTTCCGGATCTCATGCTTGCTGGAGACGGAATGATGGAAGGGGTTAAGGAGTGTGAAAAGGTCCTGGGACACAAAAGTGAAACCAAAGGCACTGTTGTATCATTCGTGGCCGAGGGAGACCCCCACGACATAGGTAAAAACCTCATTGTCATGTTCCTCAGGGCTGCTGGGTACGATGCAATAGACTTGGGAAGGGACGTGCCCACAGATGATGTTATAAAGGCTGTGAAGGAGTACAATCCTCTGTTTGTGACTGGAACAGCTCTCATGACAACCACCATGACAGTTTTCCCTAAGGTCGTTGAAAAACTCCAGGAAAATGGTCTTGAAGTTCCTGCAATTGGATGCGGTGGCGGTGCTGTGAGAAAAGACTTCGTTGAATCATTCCCAATGAGTGTCTACGGTGTTGAAGCATACCACACACCAAAACTTGCAGATGCTATACTGAAGGACAAAAAAACCTGGAAAGACCTTAGAAAAGAATATTCAGAGATCGTTGGAGAGTTCGTTCCAGAGTATTCCTGA